The following are encoded together in the Zingiber officinale cultivar Zhangliang chromosome 8A, Zo_v1.1, whole genome shotgun sequence genome:
- the LOC122010887 gene encoding probable CCR4-associated factor 1 homolog 11 translates to MAVAVVNNNDMLISSSAFSTSARVEVRSVWAHNLDEEFALIRSAVPFHPFVALDTEYPGVVVASKNPYCTLTLSQRYELIRANVEALRIVQVGLTLSDAAGNLPCAIYSDGTCVRYVWEFNFRDFDISRDRYAPSSVELLKANGIDFQKNQVWGIDSCRFAQHLATSGLLSFGHFSPVSWITFQGAYDFAFLVKMLTCDCKLPKTVHEFLHLVHFFFGKRVFDVKHLCKHCPGLYGGLERVASTVRVERAVGSRHQSGSDSLLTCQVFYQIRRN, encoded by the exons ATGGCTGTTGCAGTCGTCAACAATAACGATATGCTAATTTCCTCTTCCGCCTTCAGCACCAGCGCCAGAGTCGAGGTTCGCTCCGTGTGGGCTCATAACCTCGACGAGGAGTTCGCCCTTATCCGCTCCGCCGTCCCGTTCCACCCCTTCGTCGCATTGGACACCGAGTATCCTGGCGTCGTCGTCGCTTCCAAAAATCCCTACTGCACCCTCACCCTCTCCCAGCGCTACGAATTGATCCGCGCCAACGTCGAGGCCCTCCGCATCGTCCAGGTCGGTCTCACCCTCTCCGACGCCGCCGGCAACCTCCCATGTGCCATCTACAGCGACGGCACTTGTGTGCGTTACGTGTGGGAATTTAATTTCCGCGACTTCGACATCAGCCGCGACCGTTACGCCCCTTCCTCCGTCGAGCTGCTCAAGGCTAATGGCATCGACTTCCAAAAGAATCAAGTATGGGGCATCGACTCTTGCAGATTCGCCCAGCACTTGGCCACCTCCGGCTTGCTCTCCTTTGGCCATTTTTCTCCCGTCTCCTGGATTACCTTCCAAGGCGCCTATGACTTCGCCTTCCTAGTCAAGATGCTGACATGCGACTGCAAGTTACCAAAGACCGTTCATGAGTTCTTGCACCTTGTTCACTTCTTTTTCGGTAAAAGGGTGTTCGATGTGAAGCACCTTTGCAAGCATTGTCCTGGCCTTTACGGAGGATTGGAGCGGGTGGCCTCTACCGTCCGAGTTGAGCGAGCAGTGGGCTCTCGACATCAGTCCGGCTCCGATAGCTTATTAACATGTCAGGTGTTCTACCAAATC aggaggaat